A genomic region of Desulfobulbaceae bacterium DB1 contains the following coding sequences:
- a CDS encoding adenosylhomocysteinase — protein sequence MTEFTDYKVADIGLAAWGRKEVAIAETEMPGLMAVRREYAGKKPLKGARIAGCLHMTIQTAVLMETLVELGAELRWSSCNIFSTQDHAASAMAAAKIPVFAWKGETEEDFWWCIDQTIFGPDGWRPNMILDDGGDLTLIMHEKYPELMKDVKGISEETTTGVHRLYEMMKKGKLLAPAFNVNDSVTKSKFDNLYGCRESLIDGIKRATDVMVAGKTAVVCGYGDVGKGCAQALRGMGATVLVTEIDPICALQASMEGYRVVTMEQAAPAGEIFVTATGNVRVISRAHMEVMKDQAIVCNIGHFDSEIDIASIRNLPWENIKPQVDHVIFPDGKRIIVLAEGRLVNLGCATGHPSFVMSNSFTNQVMAQIELWQNSTAFERKVYFLPKHLDEKVARLHLGKIGANLSTLTKEQADYIGVPVDGPYKPDYYRY from the coding sequence ATGACTGAATTTACCGATTATAAAGTTGCTGATATCGGTCTCGCTGCATGGGGCCGCAAAGAGGTTGCCATTGCCGAGACGGAAATGCCCGGTTTGATGGCCGTTCGCCGGGAATATGCCGGCAAAAAGCCGCTCAAGGGTGCCCGCATCGCCGGCTGCCTGCACATGACCATCCAGACCGCCGTGCTGATGGAAACACTGGTCGAACTGGGTGCCGAGCTGCGCTGGTCTTCGTGCAATATTTTTTCCACCCAGGATCACGCGGCCTCTGCCATGGCAGCCGCGAAAATTCCGGTTTTCGCCTGGAAGGGCGAAACCGAGGAGGATTTCTGGTGGTGCATTGATCAGACCATTTTCGGACCCGACGGCTGGCGGCCCAACATGATCCTCGATGACGGCGGCGATCTCACCCTGATCATGCATGAAAAATATCCGGAACTGATGAAGGATGTGAAGGGCATCAGCGAGGAAACCACCACCGGCGTGCACCGTCTGTATGAAATGATGAAGAAGGGCAAGCTCCTGGCTCCGGCCTTTAATGTCAACGATTCAGTAACCAAATCCAAATTCGACAATCTCTACGGCTGCCGGGAATCACTGATCGACGGCATCAAGCGCGCCACCGATGTGATGGTCGCCGGCAAGACCGCGGTTGTCTGCGGCTACGGCGACGTGGGCAAGGGCTGCGCCCAGGCCCTGCGCGGCATGGGCGCGACGGTGCTGGTCACCGAGATCGATCCCATCTGCGCCCTGCAGGCCTCCATGGAAGGCTACCGGGTTGTCACCATGGAGCAGGCCGCGCCGGCCGGCGAAATTTTCGTCACCGCCACCGGCAACGTCCGGGTTATCAGCCGCGCCCACATGGAAGTCATGAAGGATCAGGCCATTGTCTGCAATATCGGCCATTTCGACAGTGAAATCGATATCGCCTCCATCCGCAACCTGCCCTGGGAAAATATCAAGCCCCAGGTTGACCACGTCATCTTCCCGGACGGCAAAAGAATCATCGTCCTGGCCGAGGGCCGACTGGTCAATCTCGGCTGCGCCACCGGCCATCCGAGCTTTGTCATGAGCAACTCCTTCACCAACCAGGTCATGGCCCAGATCGAGCTCTGGCAGAACAGCACGGCCTTTGAGCGCAAGGTGTATTTTCTGCCCAAGCATCTGGATGAAAAGGTTGCCCGGCTTCATCTCGGCAAGATCGGCGCCAATCTCTCCACGCTCACCAAGGAGCAGGCCGACTATATCGGTGTTCCGGTCGATGGTCCCTACAAGCCGGACTATTACCGTTATTAA
- a CDS encoding flavodoxin produces MKVLAFNGSPRKKGNTEVLLAAVARGVESAGGEMEIVRLADFSIGPCLSCGGCDKTGICVVKDDMGLMYEKIDQARRIILASPIYFYGVTAQAKAFVDRAQALWSRKYLLKKKGEWREDPTRAGYFVSVAATKGLKIFDGAVLTARYFYDAVGIPYGGELLVKGVDKRGDMAKAIEKIQEAEDFGRRIVA; encoded by the coding sequence ATGAAGGTACTGGCTTTTAACGGTTCGCCCCGGAAAAAGGGGAATACCGAGGTGCTGTTGGCCGCGGTGGCCAGGGGGGTGGAGTCTGCCGGCGGCGAGATGGAGATTGTTCGCCTGGCTGATTTTTCCATTGGCCCCTGTCTCAGTTGCGGCGGCTGCGATAAAACCGGGATTTGCGTCGTGAAGGATGATATGGGGCTGATGTATGAAAAAATTGATCAGGCTCGTCGCATTATTCTCGCCTCTCCCATCTATTTTTATGGGGTCACGGCCCAGGCCAAGGCTTTTGTTGATAGGGCTCAGGCCCTGTGGAGCAGGAAGTATCTCCTGAAGAAAAAGGGTGAATGGCGGGAAGATCCGACCCGGGCGGGATATTTTGTTTCGGTGGCGGCAACCAAAGGCTTGAAGATATTCGACGGCGCCGTCCTGACTGCCAGATATTTTTATGATGCCGTCGGAATACCTTATGGCGGAGAATTGCTGGTCAAAGGAGTTGATAAGCGAGGGGACATGGCCAAGGCGATTGAAAAGATACAAGAGGCGGAAGATTTTGGCCGGAGGATTGTTGCCTGA
- a CDS encoding 4-alpha-glucanotransferase yields the protein MRKKLQRRSCGILVHVTSLPGPYGVGDLDSACVFLDFLEQAGQSYWQFLPTGVGCGAFGHSPYMSLSAFAGSPLLISPNFLLEKGLLLKEDLAASTFFSEYAVDFQAVSDFKGRLLLKAFQYFDALALYHDAFDEFAREHAAWLDDYALFMSLREKFGSRPWYEWPRDLARHEEKSLAAAARELADSIRFHKFVQFVFFAQWRRMRQAATRKKISLIGDIPIYVGNDSADVWANQACFDLDSKTMKPRYVAGVPPDYFSATGQRWGNPLYLWQQGGKPNPRLYQWWSQRFAHIGKMVDVVRIDHFRGFASYWRIPEEEKTAVNGKWIKGPGAEFFHQVAESIKNLVIIAEDLGVITPDVEELRDSLGFPGMKILQFAFEPDEANIYLPHNYSTTNCVVYTGTHDNDTTVGWYFDGAVSAVAKDRARRYANSDGGVIHRDFIRMAYSSVANLAVVPLQDALGFGSDCRMNRPSVSEGNWAWRCASRFLTNDLARYLADEAVFYGRRRGDELKGDFDEGTGF from the coding sequence GTGAGAAAAAAGTTACAGCGTCGATCCTGCGGTATTCTCGTGCACGTGACCTCTCTACCTGGTCCTTACGGGGTAGGCGATCTTGATTCCGCCTGCGTCTTTCTTGATTTTCTTGAACAGGCCGGGCAATCGTACTGGCAGTTTCTCCCCACCGGGGTGGGATGTGGCGCGTTCGGCCATTCACCCTATATGAGCCTGTCCGCCTTTGCCGGCAGCCCCTTGCTTATCAGCCCCAATTTTCTTCTGGAGAAAGGGTTGCTGCTGAAAGAGGATCTGGCGGCGTCCACTTTTTTTTCCGAGTACGCGGTTGATTTCCAGGCTGTTTCCGATTTCAAGGGGCGTCTGTTGCTTAAGGCGTTTCAGTATTTTGATGCCCTTGCCCTTTATCATGACGCCTTTGATGAATTTGCCCGGGAACATGCGGCATGGCTTGATGATTATGCCCTGTTTATGAGCCTGCGGGAAAAATTCGGATCACGGCCATGGTATGAGTGGCCCCGTGACCTTGCCCGGCATGAAGAAAAAAGCCTTGCCGCCGCGGCAAGGGAGCTTGCCGATTCCATTCGCTTTCACAAGTTTGTCCAGTTTGTTTTTTTTGCCCAGTGGCGCCGGATGCGGCAGGCGGCCACGAGAAAAAAAATCAGTTTGATCGGCGATATCCCGATTTATGTCGGCAATGACAGTGCCGATGTCTGGGCCAATCAGGCATGTTTTGATCTTGACTCAAAAACCATGAAGCCGCGCTATGTCGCCGGGGTGCCGCCGGATTATTTCAGCGCAACGGGGCAGCGGTGGGGAAATCCGCTTTATCTCTGGCAGCAGGGCGGAAAGCCGAACCCGCGTCTTTATCAGTGGTGGAGTCAGCGGTTTGCTCACATCGGAAAGATGGTTGATGTGGTTCGCATCGATCATTTCCGGGGGTTTGCCTCCTACTGGCGGATTCCCGAGGAAGAGAAGACCGCGGTTAACGGAAAATGGATCAAGGGGCCGGGGGCCGAATTTTTTCATCAGGTTGCAGAGTCGATAAAAAATCTTGTCATCATCGCCGAGGATCTGGGCGTCATTACCCCGGATGTCGAGGAGCTGCGGGACAGCCTTGGTTTTCCCGGCATGAAGATCCTGCAGTTTGCCTTTGAACCCGATGAGGCCAACATTTATCTTCCCCATAACTATTCGACAACCAACTGTGTTGTCTATACCGGAACCCATGATAATGATACCACGGTCGGCTGGTACTTCGACGGCGCGGTTTCCGCAGTCGCCAAGGACAGGGCGCGGCGCTATGCGAACAGCGACGGAGGAGTGATTCACCGGGATTTTATCCGCATGGCCTATTCCTCGGTGGCCAATCTTGCCGTTGTGCCCTTGCAGGATGCCCTGGGGTTTGGATCGGATTGCCGGATGAATCGCCCCAGCGTGAGCGAGGGAAATTGGGCGTGGCGATGTGCGTCCCGATTTTTGACAAACGATCTTGCCCGCTATCTGGCTGATGAGGCCGTTTTCTACGGACGTCGGCGGGGTGATGAACTGAAGGGGGATTTTGATGAAGGTACTGGCTTTTAA
- a CDS encoding methionine adenosyltransferase, protein MSNYLFTSESVSEGHPDKVADQISDAILDGILDQDKHARVACETLVTTGMVVIAGEITTTAWVDMPQVVRNMVQEIGYNSSEMGFDYKSCAVLTSIDKQSPDIALGVNEGSGFDLDQGAGDQGLMFGYASSETKVLMPMPITYAHRLMKRQSEVRKTGLLPWLRPDAKSQVTIEYQDRIPKRIEAVVLSTQHDPMIDYGDLKEAVMEEIIKPVLPEKMMDGNTKFYINPTGRFVIGGPVGDCGVTGRKIIVDTYGGMGSHGGGAFSGKDPSKVDRSSSYMGRYVAKNIVAAGIADEVEVQVAYAIGISKPLSVNVNTFGTGKISNEKIRELILEHFDLRPKAIIQQLDLLRPIYRKTAAYGHFGRERAEFTWEKTDKAEILRDAAGLKGNK, encoded by the coding sequence ATGTCAAACTATCTTTTTACTTCAGAGTCAGTCTCCGAAGGGCATCCGGATAAGGTTGCCGATCAGATATCCGATGCCATTCTTGATGGTATCCTGGATCAGGACAAGCATGCCAGGGTTGCCTGCGAGACCCTGGTGACCACCGGTATGGTCGTTATTGCCGGAGAGATCACCACCACCGCCTGGGTGGATATGCCGCAGGTGGTGCGGAATATGGTGCAGGAGATCGGCTACAATTCCTCGGAAATGGGTTTCGATTACAAGTCCTGCGCGGTTCTGACCAGTATTGACAAGCAGTCTCCCGATATCGCCCTTGGCGTCAATGAGGGATCGGGTTTTGATCTTGACCAGGGTGCCGGCGATCAGGGCCTCATGTTCGGCTATGCCAGCTCCGAAACCAAAGTGCTCATGCCCATGCCCATTACCTATGCCCACCGCCTGATGAAGCGGCAATCGGAGGTGCGCAAGACCGGGCTTCTTCCCTGGCTCCGCCCCGACGCCAAAAGCCAGGTGACGATTGAGTACCAGGACAGAATTCCCAAGAGAATTGAGGCGGTGGTTCTTTCCACCCAGCATGATCCGATGATCGATTACGGGGATCTGAAGGAAGCGGTGATGGAAGAAATCATCAAGCCGGTTCTCCCTGAAAAAATGATGGACGGCAATACCAAATTCTATATCAATCCCACCGGCCGTTTTGTTATCGGCGGGCCGGTTGGCGACTGCGGCGTTACCGGCCGCAAGATCATCGTCGACACTTATGGCGGCATGGGGTCCCACGGCGGCGGTGCTTTTTCCGGCAAGGATCCGTCCAAGGTTGACCGTTCCTCTTCCTATATGGGCCGCTATGTGGCGAAAAATATCGTTGCCGCCGGGATTGCCGATGAAGTTGAGGTGCAGGTGGCTTATGCCATCGGTATCTCCAAGCCCCTGTCGGTTAATGTCAACACATTCGGCACCGGCAAGATCAGCAACGAGAAAATCCGGGAATTGATCCTCGAACATTTTGACTTGCGGCCCAAGGCGATTATCCAGCAGCTTGATCTGTTGCGGCCGATTTATCGAAAGACCGCTGCTTATGGACATTTCGGCCGTGAACGGGCCGAATTTACCTGGGAAAAAACCGATAAGGCGGAAATTTTGCGTGATGCCGCCGGACTGAAAGGAAACAAATAA
- a CDS encoding 2-oxoacid:ferredoxin oxidoreductase subunit beta — protein sequence MTERFVSVRHDYLRHDKKFPHVWCPGCGNGIVLGSLIRAIAALELEKDDLVLASGIGCSGRMPVYVDFNTLHTTHGRALTFATGIKLANPRLHVLAVMGDGDATAIGGNHFIHAARRNIDITAVIINNQIYGMTGGQYSPTTPYGSFAATAQLGHIEQAFSIAELAVTAGASFVARGSVYHVAMLDKLLAKGIAKRGFSVIEVMSNCHTQFGRKNQMADPVTMMRWFKEHGVAKERADTLSPVEMAGKFTIGTLIDRDLPNYTDEYRKIRDLAERK from the coding sequence ATGACAGAACGATTCGTCAGCGTGCGGCATGATTATCTGCGCCACGATAAGAAATTTCCCCATGTCTGGTGTCCGGGATGCGGCAACGGCATTGTCCTCGGTTCGCTGATCCGTGCCATTGCCGCCCTGGAGCTGGAAAAGGATGATCTGGTGCTGGCGTCGGGCATCGGCTGTTCCGGCCGGATGCCGGTGTATGTCGACTTCAACACCCTGCACACCACCCATGGCCGGGCGCTCACCTTTGCCACCGGCATCAAGCTCGCCAATCCGCGCCTGCATGTGCTTGCCGTCATGGGCGACGGCGACGCCACCGCCATCGGCGGCAACCATTTCATCCATGCGGCCCGGCGCAACATCGATATCACCGCCGTCATCATAAATAACCAGATTTACGGCATGACCGGCGGTCAGTATTCGCCCACCACCCCCTATGGCTCCTTTGCCGCCACCGCGCAGCTGGGGCACATCGAACAGGCCTTTTCCATTGCCGAACTTGCCGTTACCGCCGGCGCCTCTTTTGTCGCGCGCGGCTCGGTCTACCATGTCGCGATGCTGGACAAATTGCTGGCCAAGGGCATCGCCAAGAGGGGATTCAGCGTTATTGAGGTCATGTCCAACTGTCACACCCAGTTCGGCAGGAAAAACCAGATGGCCGACCCGGTGACCATGATGCGCTGGTTCAAGGAACACGGGGTGGCGAAGGAGCGGGCCGACACGCTTTCCCCGGTGGAAATGGCGGGGAAATTCACCATCGGCACCTTGATCGACAGGGATCTCCCCAATTACACGGATGAATACCGGAAAATTCGTGATCTGGCGGAACGGAAATGA
- a CDS encoding RNA polymerase subunit sigma, translating to MPADIKDRILKAGKEKGCISIDVLNDLIPEDKDASYIDEIFAFLDQNEIDVATKPDLGKNKGDDKDWHEEDIEDALKEGGKSSDAKDEPQEVEETTTTYLREMGRFDLLTPEEEEKYSRIIREGFDAIIKTIHSDTSDVDEMKQLVDRIALWEKRDPTLKPKKQHLNYMCKRVQEAAGIHRDLEQLQQAENRINLYARSIETAKDAMIKANLRLVVSIAKRYMHQGLSLADLIQEGNLGLMRAVFRFDYKKGNKFSTYASWWIRQAITRAILDKTRTIRLPVHFLELRSQFFKAFYSLLKELGREPTPVEISDKTGLPMDKILAILEASREPISLETPVGDDDSTLGDFLENQESISPYEAVKNYELSDRVKTILATLSPREEKIIRLRFGIGEDAEYTLEEIGKRFNVSRERIRQIEKKALNRLRHSSRRDKLKFFLD from the coding sequence GTGCCTGCCGACATCAAAGACAGAATATTGAAAGCCGGGAAGGAAAAAGGCTGCATCAGCATTGATGTGCTGAACGACCTTATTCCTGAAGACAAAGACGCCAGCTATATAGATGAAATTTTTGCCTTTCTCGATCAAAACGAAATTGATGTCGCCACCAAGCCGGATCTGGGCAAAAACAAAGGCGACGACAAAGACTGGCACGAAGAGGATATTGAAGACGCCTTAAAAGAAGGAGGCAAGTCTTCCGACGCAAAGGATGAGCCCCAGGAGGTGGAGGAAACCACCACCACCTATCTGCGCGAGATGGGACGCTTTGACCTCCTCACCCCCGAGGAAGAAGAAAAATACAGCCGAATCATCCGCGAAGGCTTTGACGCTATCATCAAAACCATCCACAGTGACACCTCCGACGTTGACGAGATGAAACAGCTCGTTGATCGCATCGCCCTGTGGGAAAAACGGGACCCAACCTTAAAGCCCAAAAAACAGCATCTCAACTACATGTGTAAACGGGTGCAGGAGGCCGCCGGCATCCACCGCGATCTCGAACAGCTGCAACAGGCTGAAAATCGGATCAATCTGTATGCCCGCTCCATTGAAACGGCCAAGGACGCCATGATCAAGGCGAACCTGCGGCTGGTTGTCAGCATCGCCAAACGCTACATGCATCAAGGACTCAGCCTGGCCGACCTTATCCAGGAAGGCAATCTCGGCCTCATGCGCGCCGTCTTCCGCTTTGACTACAAAAAAGGCAACAAATTTTCCACGTACGCCAGCTGGTGGATCAGACAGGCGATCACCAGGGCCATTCTCGACAAGACCCGCACCATTCGCCTGCCCGTTCACTTTCTCGAACTGCGCAGTCAGTTCTTCAAGGCATTCTATTCGCTGCTCAAGGAATTGGGCCGTGAACCGACACCGGTCGAGATATCCGACAAAACCGGGTTGCCCATGGACAAGATTCTTGCCATACTCGAGGCATCCCGTGAACCGATATCACTTGAAACGCCGGTTGGCGACGACGACAGCACCCTGGGGGATTTCCTCGAAAACCAGGAGTCCATTTCCCCCTATGAGGCAGTCAAGAACTATGAGCTTTCCGATCGGGTAAAAACCATCCTGGCCACCTTGAGCCCCCGTGAGGAAAAGATCATCCGGCTTCGCTTCGGCATCGGCGAAGATGCGGAGTATACCCTTGAGGAAATCGGCAAACGATTTAATGTTTCCAGGGAACGCATCCGGCAGATCGAGAAAAAAGCGCTTAATCGCTTACGCCACTCCAGCCGACGGGACAAACTTAAATTCTTCCTTGACTAG
- a CDS encoding transposase, with product MSRPLRIEYPGAWYHVMNRGRRGEEIFSDQTDYETFLAVLKEAGALFGVRVAAYCLMPNHYHLLVQTPAGNISRVMRQVNGIYTQRYNRRKGYDGQLFRGRYKSILVEEDNYLLEMLRYIHRNPVRAGIAESVTDYPWSSHHGYVSKAKKWGWLYKEKLLGMFSGVPAKAERAYVSFVQLSDSEEMTAFFNKKNPVSVLGSGEFLEWIKGEYYLEKRHEEVPAAKALAPSIAEIKQAVCRDFGVDEQSLLSARRGQVNTPRNVAVYLSRKLAALRHAEIGAAFGIKKNSSVSSVILRTERLLDEDRKLGRVVGVLIGKFIKSQEQT from the coding sequence ATGTCGAGACCATTACGAATTGAATATCCGGGCGCTTGGTATCATGTGATGAACCGAGGTCGGCGAGGGGAAGAAATCTTCTCGGACCAAACGGATTATGAAACCTTTCTTGCCGTCCTCAAAGAGGCTGGGGCGTTGTTCGGCGTCAGGGTTGCCGCCTACTGTCTGATGCCAAACCATTATCATCTGCTTGTCCAGACTCCGGCCGGAAACATTTCCAGAGTGATGCGCCAGGTTAACGGCATATATACCCAGCGTTACAACCGGCGGAAAGGGTATGACGGCCAGCTTTTCCGTGGGCGCTACAAGAGTATTCTCGTCGAGGAAGACAACTATTTGTTGGAGATGTTACGGTACATTCACCGCAATCCGGTTCGGGCTGGCATTGCCGAAAGTGTTACCGACTATCCGTGGAGCAGCCATCATGGCTATGTTTCCAAGGCCAAAAAGTGGGGCTGGTTGTACAAGGAGAAACTGCTCGGCATGTTTTCCGGCGTACCCGCCAAAGCCGAAAGGGCCTATGTGAGCTTTGTTCAACTCTCTGATTCCGAGGAGATGACCGCCTTTTTCAACAAAAAGAATCCGGTGTCTGTTCTCGGATCAGGAGAGTTTCTCGAATGGATAAAAGGGGAATACTATCTGGAGAAACGACATGAGGAGGTACCGGCAGCAAAGGCGCTCGCGCCCTCCATTGCCGAGATCAAGCAGGCCGTGTGCCGTGACTTTGGGGTAGATGAGCAAAGTCTCCTGTCTGCCCGAAGGGGGCAGGTGAATACCCCGCGGAATGTGGCCGTCTATCTGAGCCGGAAGCTCGCGGCGCTGCGGCATGCAGAAATCGGCGCCGCTTTCGGCATAAAGAAGAACAGCAGCGTGAGCAGCGTCATCTTGCGCACGGAAAGGCTGTTGGACGAAGATCGGAAGCTGGGGCGGGTGGTAGGGGTGCTCATCGGGAAGTTCATCAAGAGCCAAGAGCAGACTTGA
- a CDS encoding 2-oxoglutarate synthase subunit alpha codes for MKEEQEKPQRQVLQGNEAVVAGALAAGCRFFAGYPITPASEIAELMSVRLPAVGGTFIQMEDEIASMGAIIGASLAGVKSLTATSGPGFSLMQENLGFACVAEVPCVVVNVMRGGPSTGLPTSPAQGDVMQARWGTHGDHPVIVLSLSSVGDSFDLTVQAFNLSEKYRVPVIILSDEVVAHTRESVELPEPDKVVVVERIRPSVPPEWYIPYEDNSRGVPAMADMGSGYRHHVTGLIHDPKGFPTQRPEEVDAFIRRQFRKITNGFYEIQMTRSFLMEDAEVAVIAYGSVARSALRAVREARQQGIRAGLLQLVTLFPFPKKAVDHVLRRCRAVLVPEMNMGQLIREVKRVNLSSKVLRHNRVDGLLITPEEIYNHLLSM; via the coding sequence GTGAAAGAAGAGCAGGAAAAACCGCAACGTCAGGTGTTGCAGGGCAACGAAGCGGTGGTCGCTGGGGCGCTGGCCGCCGGCTGCCGTTTTTTTGCCGGATACCCGATCACTCCTGCTTCGGAAATCGCGGAGCTGATGTCCGTGCGTCTGCCCGCTGTCGGCGGCACCTTCATCCAGATGGAGGATGAAATCGCCTCCATGGGCGCCATCATCGGCGCCTCCCTGGCCGGAGTCAAAAGCCTTACCGCAACCAGCGGTCCGGGATTTTCCCTGATGCAGGAAAACCTGGGTTTCGCCTGTGTCGCCGAGGTGCCGTGCGTGGTGGTCAATGTCATGCGGGGCGGACCGAGCACCGGGCTTCCCACCAGCCCGGCCCAGGGCGACGTCATGCAGGCCAGATGGGGAACCCATGGCGACCATCCGGTCATCGTCCTGTCCTTGTCCTCGGTCGGCGACTCTTTTGATCTCACCGTGCAGGCCTTTAATCTTTCGGAAAAATACCGGGTGCCGGTGATCATTCTTTCCGATGAAGTGGTTGCCCATACCCGGGAATCGGTGGAGCTGCCCGAGCCGGACAAGGTCGTCGTGGTGGAGAGAATCCGGCCCAGCGTGCCGCCCGAATGGTATATCCCCTATGAAGACAACAGCCGCGGCGTGCCCGCCATGGCAGACATGGGCAGCGGCTACCGGCATCACGTCACCGGGCTTATTCATGATCCGAAAGGGTTTCCCACCCAGCGCCCCGAAGAGGTTGACGCCTTCATCAGGCGGCAGTTCCGCAAAATAACCAATGGTTTTTATGAAATCCAGATGACCCGGTCCTTTCTGATGGAGGACGCCGAGGTGGCGGTCATTGCCTACGGCTCGGTGGCGCGTTCGGCGCTGCGGGCCGTGCGGGAGGCACGACAACAGGGAATCAGGGCCGGGCTGCTGCAGCTCGTCACCCTGTTTCCCTTTCCTAAAAAAGCCGTGGACCACGTGCTGCGCCGGTGCCGGGCGGTGCTGGTGCCGGAAATGAACATGGGCCAACTGATCCGGGAGGTGAAAAGGGTCAATCTTTCCTCCAAGGTGTTGCGGCACAACCGGGTGGACGGGCTCTTGATCACGCCGGAGGAAATTTACAACCATCTCCTTTCCATGTGA
- a CDS encoding 2-oxoglutarate ferredoxin oxidoreductase subunit gamma (catalyzes the ferredoxin-dependent oxidative decarboxylation 2-oxoglutarate forming succinyl-CoA), producing the protein MKEERYEIRFGGSGGQGIILAAIIMAEAAGLYEGYHVCQTQSYGPEARGGKSRAELVISNMEIDYPKVIRMDLFLAMNQAALDAYFFDFKPDGVLLADATFVEQVPTSRSLLLPFTRIARAQLGNEIVANIVALGAVGVLCRKVSMQSLEKAVAGKVPAKFRELNMAALRAGAEAAAGVDLSFLPRSIISEEEEKEV; encoded by the coding sequence ATGAAAGAGGAACGATACGAAATCAGATTCGGCGGTTCCGGCGGGCAGGGCATTATTCTGGCCGCAATCATCATGGCCGAAGCCGCCGGCTTATATGAAGGATACCATGTCTGTCAGACCCAGAGTTACGGACCGGAGGCGCGCGGCGGCAAAAGCCGGGCCGAGCTGGTCATCAGCAATATGGAGATCGACTACCCCAAGGTGATTCGGATGGACCTCTTCCTGGCCATGAACCAGGCCGCCCTTGACGCCTATTTCTTTGATTTCAAGCCGGATGGGGTTCTCCTGGCCGATGCCACCTTTGTCGAACAGGTGCCCACCAGCCGTTCCCTTCTCCTTCCCTTTACCCGCATCGCCCGGGCGCAGCTCGGCAACGAAATCGTCGCCAACATCGTTGCCCTTGGCGCCGTGGGGGTGCTGTGCCGCAAGGTATCGATGCAAAGTCTCGAAAAGGCGGTGGCCGGCAAGGTGCCCGCGAAATTCAGGGAGCTCAATATGGCAGCCCTGCGGGCCGGGGCCGAGGCCGCCGCCGGGGTGGATCTGTCCTTTCTGCCCCGCTCCATCATCTCCGAAGAAGAAGAAAAAGAGGTTTGA
- a CDS encoding IS91 family transposase, with the protein MLLSTIINKFRDSFFRTYNKNLLSGHIKALESMARCRYEHGPHMLARCSDHRCGERIYIPHSCGHRNCPHCQNHESRQWLESQLDKRLPCQYYLITFTLPGQMRDLAWKHQKTVYALMFRAVQDLLKSFTNNDKKLGGSAGFTAILHTHSRTLDYHPHIHVVMPGASINPQTGLWKEKSGKYLFSHKAMAKVFRAKLLQTLVENKLPVPHDCPDQWVVDCKDAGNGEKALIYLGRYLYRGVIREKDILHCRDGMVTFRYRHAKSGEDRTRTVKGEYFLYLLMLHVLPRGFRRARSYGFLHACSKKLLRFLQLVLRVAPWRALVRNLKQRPAIICPACGAAMVIAATMIARPPAMAAPLRQ; encoded by the coding sequence ATGCTGCTCTCCACGATCATCAACAAGTTCAGGGACAGCTTCTTCCGCACCTACAACAAAAATCTCCTGTCAGGCCACATCAAGGCTCTGGAGTCCATGGCCCGATGCAGATACGAGCATGGACCGCACATGCTGGCCCGTTGTTCGGACCACCGGTGCGGCGAACGGATCTATATTCCCCATTCCTGCGGCCACAGAAACTGCCCCCATTGCCAGAACCATGAGAGCCGGCAGTGGCTGGAAAGCCAGCTTGACAAACGACTGCCGTGTCAATACTACCTGATCACCTTCACGCTGCCCGGGCAGATGCGGGATCTGGCGTGGAAACACCAGAAAACCGTTTACGCCCTGATGTTCAGGGCAGTACAGGACCTCCTGAAATCCTTCACCAATAACGACAAAAAACTCGGCGGATCAGCGGGATTCACCGCCATCCTCCACACCCATTCCAGAACCCTGGACTATCATCCGCACATCCACGTTGTCATGCCCGGAGCAAGCATCAACCCGCAAACCGGGCTGTGGAAGGAAAAATCCGGGAAATATCTCTTCAGCCACAAGGCCATGGCCAAGGTCTTTCGGGCGAAGCTGCTCCAGACCCTGGTCGAAAACAAGCTGCCGGTTCCCCATGATTGCCCCGATCAGTGGGTGGTTGACTGCAAGGACGCGGGCAACGGCGAGAAGGCCCTTATCTATCTTGGCCGTTATCTGTACCGGGGTGTTATCCGGGAAAAAGACATCCTGCACTGCCGGGACGGCATGGTCACCTTCCGGTATCGCCATGCCAAAAGCGGAGAAGACCGGACCCGAACCGTCAAGGGCGAGTACTTCCTCTACCTGCTTATGCTCCATGTGCTGCCCCGAGGGTTTCGACGGGCAAGGTCGTATGGTTTTCTCCATGCATGCAGCAAAAAGCTGCTCCGCTTCCTGCAGCTGGTGCTGCGGGTCGCGCCATGGCGCGCCCTTGTCCGCAACCTGAAGCAACGGCCGGCTATCATCTGCCCGGCCTGCGGGGCCGCCATGGTGATCGCCGCGACAATGATCGCCCGGCCACCGGCCATGGCCGCTCCGTTACGGCAATAG